A window of Bacteroidota bacterium contains these coding sequences:
- a CDS encoding alpha/beta fold hydrolase produces MLYDYNGIKCFYKFEERGSRHTLVLIHGFGGSSADWEPFVEVLGEEQSYLLIDLPGCGQSEFTSDDTFYTFEGLGGLVSSLIDSLSIISPVICGYSAGGRLVYYITAHNLVNSQSGFVAISTTPGIPDEVMRQERREGDIHHAKMIAEHGIEEWVENWLNLDLFEGLKYLLSDFNEEYRKRRLLNNTEVLQKYLLYSGLGIQEPLQPGLRKTTVPGLLISGGNDGKYCEIGNRVIRLNNKFKHFVIEGAWHTLYLEKPKETARLIENFLTELN; encoded by the coding sequence ATGCTTTACGATTATAACGGTATCAAGTGTTTTTACAAATTTGAGGAGAGGGGAAGCAGGCATACTCTGGTTTTAATCCACGGTTTTGGTGGCAGTTCTGCTGACTGGGAACCGTTTGTTGAAGTACTCGGTGAAGAACAAAGTTATCTGCTGATCGACTTGCCCGGCTGCGGGCAGTCGGAGTTCACATCAGATGACACTTTCTACACATTTGAAGGACTGGGTGGTTTAGTCTCGAGTCTGATTGATTCCCTGAGTATTATATCACCGGTTATTTGCGGTTACTCGGCAGGGGGCAGACTTGTTTACTATATCACCGCACATAATCTGGTGAATTCACAATCCGGATTTGTTGCCATTTCAACAACTCCAGGCATTCCGGATGAAGTGATGAGGCAGGAGAGACGGGAGGGTGATATCCATCATGCAAAAATGATTGCTGAACACGGAATTGAGGAATGGGTGGAAAACTGGCTAAATCTTGATCTGTTTGAAGGTTTGAAGTATCTTTTATCTGATTTCAATGAAGAGTACAGGAAAAGAAGGCTTCTCAACAATACTGAAGTGCTGCAGAAGTATCTTTTATATTCCGGACTCGGTATTCAGGAACCGCTACAACCGGGATTGAGAAAAACCACCGTTCCGGGACTTCTGATTTCCGGCGGTAATGATGGAAAATATTGTGAAATAGGGAATCGTGTCATCAGGTTGAACAATAAATTTAAACATTTTGTTATAGAAGGAGCGTGGCATACTCTTTATCTGGAGAAACCGAAAGAGACTGCCCGATTGATTGAAAATTTTTTAACTGAATTGAATTAA
- the menB gene encoding 1,4-dihydroxy-2-naphthoyl-CoA synthase has protein sequence MLIEWKQTGNYKDIIYEKAEGIAKITINRPEVRNAFRPDTVIEMYNAFVDAREDQEIGVILLTGKGPAEDGKYAFCSGGDQRIRGDQGYIGSDGVPRLNVLDLQKMIRSIPKPVIALVAGYAIGGGHVLHVVCDLTIAADNAVFGQTGPKVGSFDGGFGASYLARLVGQKRAREIWYLCRQYNAAEAYEMGLVNKVVPVEELEAEGVQWAREILEKSPLSIRLLKSAFNAELDGQQGIQELAGNATLLYYMTEEAQEGKKAYLEKRKPDFNKFPKLP, from the coding sequence ATGTTGATTGAATGGAAACAAACCGGAAATTATAAAGACATCATTTACGAAAAAGCTGAAGGCATTGCAAAAATTACCATCAACAGGCCCGAAGTAAGAAACGCTTTCCGTCCTGACACTGTGATTGAGATGTACAATGCCTTTGTTGATGCAAGGGAGGACCAGGAGATCGGCGTCATCCTGTTGACAGGCAAGGGACCTGCCGAGGATGGCAAATACGCTTTCTGTTCAGGTGGTGATCAGAGGATTAGAGGAGATCAGGGCTACATTGGCTCGGATGGAGTTCCAAGACTTAATGTTCTGGATTTGCAGAAAATGATCAGAAGCATACCCAAACCAGTAATCGCTCTTGTGGCAGGATACGCAATTGGTGGCGGCCATGTTCTTCATGTGGTTTGCGACCTAACCATAGCCGCTGATAATGCGGTATTTGGACAGACCGGTCCGAAGGTCGGAAGTTTCGATGGTGGTTTTGGTGCATCCTATCTTGCCAGACTTGTTGGACAGAAAAGAGCCCGTGAAATCTGGTATCTTTGCCGCCAGTACAATGCAGCTGAAGCATATGAAATGGGACTCGTGAACAAAGTTGTACCCGTCGAAGAACTTGAGGCTGAAGGAGTTCAGTGGGCGAGAGAGATTCTTGAAAAAAGCCCCCTCTCCATTCGTTTATTAAAATCCGCATTCAATGCCGAGCTCGACGGACAACAGGGTATTCAGGAACTTGCCGGAAACGCAACACTTCTATATTACATGACCGAGGAAGCTCAGGAAGGTAAAAAAGCTTACTTGGAGAAGAGAAAGCCCGATTTCAATAAATTTCCCAAACTGCCGTAG
- a CDS encoding 1,4-dihydroxy-2-naphthoate polyprenyltransferase: MSKLNVWILAARPKTLLAAFVPVIVGTSLAVAEKEYHLAAALVALICSILIQIATNFTNDLYDHLKGADTKERVGPQRALNEGWVSVGEMKLAIYLTFGLAFILGLYLVYLGGPLISAIGILSIIAGFMYTAGPFPFAYNGLGDLFVFLFYGFVGTVGTYFINTHTITSQAMISSIPVGALVTNILVVNNYRDVDQDKKAGKKTLAVLLGKNFALAEYFILLVSSFSVPLIMYLYYDLTYWVFLPYLTLPFAYKAILMLLSLKGSELNKALELSAKISALFGFLFSLGLCL; the protein is encoded by the coding sequence ATGAGTAAATTGAATGTCTGGATTCTGGCGGCAAGACCTAAAACTCTTCTTGCCGCATTCGTCCCGGTGATTGTTGGTACATCACTGGCGGTTGCAGAGAAAGAGTACCATCTAGCCGCGGCTCTTGTTGCTTTGATTTGTTCAATACTGATCCAGATTGCCACGAATTTTACAAACGATCTTTATGATCACCTCAAAGGTGCAGACACCAAAGAAAGGGTGGGCCCGCAGAGAGCATTGAATGAAGGATGGGTTTCGGTCGGGGAGATGAAACTTGCTATTTACCTTACATTCGGACTGGCTTTCATTCTGGGGTTGTATCTTGTCTACCTTGGTGGTCCGCTTATTTCAGCGATAGGAATTCTTTCCATAATCGCAGGATTTATGTACACCGCAGGCCCGTTTCCGTTTGCTTACAACGGGCTGGGTGATCTTTTTGTTTTCCTTTTCTACGGTTTTGTGGGCACCGTAGGGACATATTTTATCAATACCCATACCATTACAAGTCAGGCTATGATATCGTCAATACCTGTCGGCGCCCTGGTAACGAATATACTGGTTGTAAATAATTACCGGGATGTGGATCAGGATAAAAAAGCCGGGAAGAAAACTCTCGCGGTGCTGCTCGGTAAGAATTTTGCACTGGCAGAATATTTTATTTTGCTTGTTTCCTCATTTTCAGTCCCATTGATCATGTATCTCTACTATGATCTGACCTATTGGGTATTTCTTCCTTATTTAACCCTCCCATTTGCTTATAAAGCGATTCTGATGTTGCTGAGCCTTAAAGGTTCGGAATTGAATAAAG